A window from Corythoichthys intestinalis isolate RoL2023-P3 chromosome 10, ASM3026506v1, whole genome shotgun sequence encodes these proteins:
- the sdccag8 gene encoding serologically defined colon cancer antigen 8 homolog isoform X8, which translates to MQTFESDKEEVEYPGAHLRELRVQPTSLPKTTACVRSNQSPKLLKGALEQLHYDDNGEEEAVRCGGVFGTLASTTENDQPAWSQKKQSEAVNQLKSLLLKQGKEIPAPLSPSKDLVPVTHNPPDYIQHLEAEVRFCKEEQQGLKQRIRVVVGDNEKLRAELKAKHADESPKDAHTFPNCLEELKIMHQAQFETLEAQVISLRRDLLHSQKECKELMACLRQSEKEMVALKANEAPRVAGLCLKCAQQEAVLASAPANIHAQALDRLTKERNELLAALSAARSAQQEVQHREWSACLQVKGAVEMAEEAHLHKTELEVQCQQLSRELARETAQRERDVLALKDKLAKAREEGRNEGRRQKEELANTVAWLSQRTAELEGNLNRLNTDKSSLTTQLEDALRQLASVEQDKSKISAELQYQLRSAQIKKEEAERELQDLKSKTSRQVENSTQEVEKLSSELVGCRQRLEAVQRDGGQWQAEALSLAEQLADAQRQLHLTSSFSCIQHLIEPAGRGNVTHLCCIRKAQYLRKPVTICKCRIIACYLPCLPPVCSSSAFEFPDVLRLYFGLVIFTLVLFWAL; encoded by the exons TGCAACCTACCTCCCTCCCAAAGACAACTGCTTGTGTCCGGTCGAATCAAAGCCCGAAGCTGTTGAAAGGTGCTCTGGAGCAGCTCCACTACGATGACAATGGGGAGGAAGAGGCGGTAAGATGCGGTGGGGTTTTTGGCACCCTGGCCTCCACAACAGAGAATGACCAACCAGCATGGAGCCAGAAGAAGCAGAGCGAAGCTG TTAATCAACTGAAGAGTCTGCTATTGAAGCAGGGAAAGGAGATACCCGCACCTCTCTCTCCTTCAAAG gACTTGGTCCCAGTGACTCACAACCCGCCAGACTATATTCAGCACCTGGAGGCTGAAGTCCGGTTCTGCAAA GAAGAGCAGCAGGGACTTAAACAGCGCATCCGAGTGGTTGTGGGAGACAACGAGAAATTGCGCGCCGAGCTCAAAGCCAAACATGCGGATGAGTCTCCTAAGGAcgcccacacatttccaaactgCTTG GAAGAACTAAAGATTATGCATCAGGCCCAGTTTGAAACATTGGAGGCCCAGGTCATCTCCCTCAG GAGGGATCTATTGCATAGTCAGAAGGAATGCAAAGAGCTGATGGCCTGTCTGAGACAAAGTGAAAAAGAGATGGTGGCGTTGAAGGCCAATGAGGCGCCGCGTGTGGCCGGCTTGTGTCTGAAGTGTGCACAGCAAGAGGCGGTCTTGGCTAGCGCTCCTGCCAACATTCACGCCCAGGCACTTGACCGACTCACCAA GGAGCGCAATGAGCTGCTAGCAGCCTTGAGTGCGGCGCGGTCCGCTCAGCAGGAAGTGCAGCACCGGGAGTGGTCGGCTTGTCTGCAAGTCAAAGGGGCGGTGGAGATGGCCGAGGAGGCCCACTTACACAAAACTGAG CTGGAGGTGCAGTGCCAGCAGCTGTCCAGGGAGCTTGCTCGAGAGACGGCACAGCGAGAACGTGACGTCCTCGCCCTCAAGGACAAGCTAGCTAAGGCAAGGGAGGAAGGACGCAACGAAGGCCGCCGACAGAAGGAGGAGCTTGCAAATACT GTGGCCTGGCTGTCCCAACGCACCGCTGAGCTGGAGGGCAACCTCAATAGACTAAATACAGACAAAAGCTCGCTGACCACTCAGCTTgaagatgcgcttcgacaacTTGCAAGTGTGGAACAAGACAAAAGCAAA ATCAGTGCAGAGCTCCAGTACCAACTCCGCAGTGCCCAAATCAAGAAAGAGGAGGCCGAGAGAGAATTGCAGGACCTCAAGTCCAAGACAAGTAGGCAGGTGGAAAATTCAACACAG GAAGTGGAAAAGCTGAGCTCAGAGCTGGTTGGCTGCCGGCAACGTCTGGAGGCGGTCCAGAGGGATGGCGGCCAATGGCAGGCTGAAGCCTTGAGCCTGGCTGAACAGCTGGCCGATGCCCAGCGCCAACTGCACCTCACCAG TTCATTTTCCTgtattcagcacctgattgagccagctgGGCGGGGTAACgtgacacacctgtgctgcattaggaaggctcaatatttaaggaagcctgtcaccatctgcaagtgtcggattattgcttgctacttgccttgcttaccgcctgtgtgttcatcgtcagccttcgagtttcccgacgttctacggttgtattttggtttggtcatctttacgttagtgctcttttgggcattgtag